Below is a genomic region from Leucobacter exalbidus.
TCAGATCCCTCGTTGCCGCGCGCGATGACCTCAGCCGGTATGTGCACGCGGCCACCCAAGCCGGTGACATGCAGGGCGCCGCAGCGCTGCAGACGGTCGCGAACCACATCTGTCCCAACGCCACCCACACCCGCGACGACGATCTGCGCCGCGCATTTCTGGCCTGGGTGTTTAGCCCCGATCCCGCAGTGGCGAGCGCGCTTAAGGCCCTCGCGTCGCTTGCGGCGCGAGGCACGCATGATCCGGATCAAGAACCCACCCCGCGAGATCGGGCCCTGCGCGCCCTGATCCGCACGAACCCGGGTGACCCGGGCGTGCTTGTCGCCCTGCTGCTGCACCACGTGCTGTTGCAGCCGGGGGAGTCGATCTACCTGGGGGCGCGGCAGCTGCACGCCTACCTCGGGGGGATCGCTGTCGAGGTGATGGCTGCTTCAGACAATGTGTTGCGCGCGGGCCTCACCGAGAAACACATCGACGTTGCCGAGCTCACCCGCATTCTCGACCCCGCAGAGCTCGAAGAACCCCGCTGTCACCCCAGCCGCCTCGCCCCGGGGCTCGACGCCTGGCAGCCCGCTATCGACGACTTTCAGCTCGTGCGTGCCCGCCTGTGCGATCCCGAAGAAGACACCGGCGGCCAGGTCATCCCCGTCAGGTATGAGGGTGAAGCCCGCGCCGTCACCATCCACCTGCCGCAGCCCGCCGTGCTCATGGTCACCCGCGGGCGCATTCGCATCGAACGCGCAGACG
It encodes:
- the manA gene encoding mannose-6-phosphate isomerase, class I; this encodes MLIFIENTPRSYAWGSTDALPEMLGTLPNGLPQAELWLGTHPGSPAHIAKATPAPHTVIDLVEADPARYGVNGGPLPFLLKVLAIGAPLSLQVHPDLAQAQAGFAAEEAAGVPRDARERNYGDANHKPELLVALSEVSALSGFRSLVAARDDLSRYVHAATQAGDMQGAAALQTVANHICPNATHTRDDDLRRAFLAWVFSPDPAVASALKALASLAARGTHDPDQEPTPRDRALRALIRTNPGDPGVLVALLLHHVLLQPGESIYLGARQLHAYLGGIAVEVMAASDNVLRAGLTEKHIDVAELTRILDPAELEEPRCHPSRLAPGLDAWQPAIDDFQLVRARLCDPEEDTGGQVIPVRYEGEARAVTIHLPQPAVLMVTRGRIRIERADAADHGLEAGEPEARVAEVAAARRGQSLYVSAGAPINLTGHGEVFLATVGGIDLQPPRVS